The stretch of DNA GCCGAGGGCCGCCAGTTCGACCTGATCGTACTGGACCCGCCCAAGTTCGCGCCGTCGGCGCAGCATATCGACCGTGCCGCGCGCGCCTACAAGGAGATCAACCTGGTCGGCACGCAGCTGCTGCGCCCGGGCGGGCTGCTGTTCACGTACTCATGCTCGGGAGCGATCAGCATGGAGCTGTTCCAGAAGATCGTGGCGGGCGCGGTGACCGATGCTCGGGCGGATGCGCGCATCCTGCGCAGGCTGTCGGCGGGAACCGATCATCCGATGCTGGCGGCGTTCCCGGAAGGAGAGTATTTGAAGGGGTTGCTGCTGGAAAAAGTGGCCTGAGCTGAAGGCCAATTCCCATCACCGCCACATATTCCGCATCCGACTGGCCAGATCCACCGGCGCCAGCGCCGGCTTCACTGCGCCTTCCCCCGGCATCGGCGGTGGCGGCCACGAGCGGCTGTAGAAGTTCGGCATCACCCGGTTCGGCAAGAACCGCGTGCGCGACGCATACACATGCCGGTCGCCGAAGCCCACCTGCTGGTGCACGTAGAACCGCTGCGGCACGATGACATCGAGGTGGTCCCTGGCCCGCGTCATCGCCACATAGAGCAGTCGCCGCTCCTCCTCGATCTCTTCGGTGGTGCCGGTGGCCAGGTCGCTCGGCATGCAGCCGTCGACGGCATTGAGCACATAGACCGCCTTCCACTCCTGGCCCTTGGCCGAATGGATGGTCGACAGGATCAGGTAATCCTCGTCGCGCGAAGGCACGCCGGATTCATCGCTGGAGGCGCTGGGCGGGTCCAGCGTCAGCTCGGTCAGGAAGCGCTCGCGCGCGCCATAGGTGGCGGCGATGCGCTCCAGTTGCTGCAGGTCGGCCTGGCGCGCGGGCGCATCGTCGTGCAGGCGTTCGAGGTGCGGTGTGTACCACGCCAGCACCTGCTCGAATTCCGACGGCCACGGCGAGGTCGGTGCCATCAGCGCGCGCGCCAGCGCAAGCAGGTCGGCCCACGCCGGCGCGGCGGCCGGCGGCGGTTCGAATTCCTGCAGCGAGAACAGCGGCTCGGTCGCCAGCGCCATGGCATCGAGCACGCGCGCCGCGGTCTTGGGGCCGATGCCCGGCAGCAGCTGCAGCGTGCGGAACCCCGCCATGCGGTCGCGCGGGTTCTCGAGCCAGCGCACCACCGCCAGCACATCCTTGACGTGGGTCGATTCCAGGAACTTGAGCCCGCCGAACTTCACGAACGGGATATTGCGCCGCGCCAGCTCGATCTCTACCTGCGCGCTGTGGTCGGCGGCGCGGAACAGCACCGCCTGCGCCATCAGCGCCAGGCCGGCCTCGCGCCGCGCCAGCACCTGCTCGACCACGTAGCGGGCCTGGTCGGCCTCGTCGTTGACCACGATCACGCCGGGCTTCTCGGCCGACTGGCGCTCGGACCACAGGTCCTTGGTATAGCGCTCGGCCGCGAGCCCGATCACCGCGTTGGCGGCCTGCAGGATCGGCTGCGTCGAGCGGTAGTTCTGCGACAGCGTGACCTGCTGCGCCGCCGGCGTGAACTGCGCGGGGAAATCCAGGATATTGCGCACGGTGGCGCCGCGGAAGGCGTAGATCGACTGCGCGTCGTCGCCGACCACGGTCAGGCCGCGGCCGTCGGGCCGCAGCGCCAGCAGGATCGACGCCTGCAGGGCGTTG from Cupriavidus taiwanensis encodes:
- a CDS encoding ATP-dependent helicase, which encodes MTLDLAPAAESAEAATPDAEALPAYLSRLNPEQRAAVEHGSEAPLLIIAGAGSGKTNTLAHRVAHLVLAGADPRRILLLTFSRRAAAEMGRRVERIVDQALGTSTGTGRAALQWSGTFHAIGARLLREYAETLGLSPAFTISDRGDSADLMHVVRHDLGLSETASRFPKKETCLSIYSRVVNTQAPLEDVLRQQFPRYAMWADALRTLFAGYVEAKQKQHVLDYDDLLLYWAQAMAEPAIAQDMGTRFDHILVDEYQDTNALQASILLALRPDGRGLTVVGDDAQSIYAFRGATVRNILDFPAQFTPAAQQVTLSQNYRSTQPILQAANAVIGLAAERYTKDLWSERQSAEKPGVIVVNDEADQARYVVEQVLARREAGLALMAQAVLFRAADHSAQVEIELARRNIPFVKFGGLKFLESTHVKDVLAVVRWLENPRDRMAGFRTLQLLPGIGPKTAARVLDAMALATEPLFSLQEFEPPPAAAPAWADLLALARALMAPTSPWPSEFEQVLAWYTPHLERLHDDAPARQADLQQLERIAATYGARERFLTELTLDPPSASSDESGVPSRDEDYLILSTIHSAKGQEWKAVYVLNAVDGCMPSDLATGTTEEIEEERRLLYVAMTRARDHLDVIVPQRFYVHQQVGFGDRHVYASRTRFLPNRVMPNFYSRSWPPPPMPGEGAVKPALAPVDLASRMRNMWR